The genome window TTGGGGGTTTCGGTctggggctgctcctctccatcccccttgATGGACCTCCTGTGTCACCTTGCGGTGGACAGGACAGCCACGGATGTGGCTGTCCCGTCCACCGCAAGGTGACACAGGAGGTGGCCCAATCATAGactcatttggttggaaaagacttctgagatgattgagtccaaccatccctgtccactactaaaccagatccctgagcgcCTCATCTCCCCgtcttctaaacccctccagggatggggactccaccacctccctgggcagcctcagccagggcctgagaacccttctgGTGCAGGACAGAGGGGGCCCAAGCACCTCTCACCACCCTCTGCCACCCAGCACAACCCACCCAGCGCCTCCTGATCCCGCTGGGATCCTCACGAGAAGCCGAAGAACCCAATCCAGCCACCCACGTCCCCTCGAGCGCTGCGGGGAGGCACCAACCTGGGCTCCCGCAGCGAGGCGGCGTGTGGCCGGGCAGCGTCCTCGTGCCGGCGATCTCCTGCCCCGCGGCGTCCACGCACCAGCAGTGCCCGGAGCTGCTGTGGCACTGCAGGGGCCGGTACCGACCCTCCTCGTCGCACTGGGGCACGTGCCCATCGCCAACGGGCGAGGGTCCCGGCAGCACCGCTCGCGGATAGAGCTGCTCGTGCTGGCACGGCGACAGCCGCTGCGAGCTCCCTTCCACCGCCAGAAGAGCCAAAGCGAGAGCGTGGTCAGCATGGAGGAAGCCACCCAGGGCAGGACGGGGGGCAGGGCGAGGTGGGCAGCCTTACCGTGCACGCACTGGAAGCCATCACCCTCGTAGCCGGGCTGGCACCGGCAAGAGAAGGAGCCTGGCACGTTGTAGCAGACGGCAGCTGGGTGACATGGGTTTTCGGCACACTCATCCACATCtgggcatagaatcatagaatcaccagcttggaaaagacccccaggattgagtccaaccattcctatcaatcactaacccatgtccctcagcacctcatccacccgtcccttaaacccctccagggaaggtgactcaaccccctccctgggcagcctctgccagtgcccaatgaccctttttgtgaagtattttttcctaatgtccagcctgaccctcccctggcagagcttgaggccattccctctcgtcctgtcccctgtcacttgggagaagagcccagctccctcctctccacaacctcctttcagggagttgtagagagcaatgaggtctcccctcagcctcctcttctccaggctaaacacccccagctctctcagccgctcctcataaggcctgttctccagccccctcaccagctttgttgctcttctctggactcgctccagagcctcaacatccttcttgtggtgaggggcccagaactgaacacaggattcgaggagcggtctcaccagtgccgagtccagagggagaagaacctccctggacctgctggtcacgccgtttctgatacaagccaagatgccattggccttcttggccacctgggccactgctggctcatggtcagtcgctgtcaccaacacccccaggtccctctcctccaggcagtttccagccagacttctagtctggagctgctcagggttgttgtgccccaagtgcaggacccggcatttggccttgttaaacctcatctcattggactctgcccagcggtccagcctgttcagatccctttggagcctcccgaccctccagcagatccagcttccacccagcttagtgtcatccgcaaacttgctaagggtgcactcgatgccttcatccaggtcattgataaagacattgaacagggctggacccagcatggagccctggggacaccacttggaactggcctccagctggagttaactccattcaccCCCTCTCTCTGGGCTCGGCATGAAGAAGACGGGGATGTACCAGGGCAGGCACCCTGGCAGCtgcccctgcatccctcccgCATCCCGTACCGGCACAGTTGATGCCGTCGCCGCTGTACCCGGGGAGGCACTCGCAGGCGGGGTGGCCGCCGGCACGGGGAATGCAGCGTGCTCGGTCCCCCGGCGCGCAGGGGTGGCTCCCGTCCTCGCAGGGGTCACTCGCCGGCACCAGCGCTGCAGGGACAGAGGGGTGAGGGGGTGACAATGgccagggggttggggggggaccccaaaccgTGGGGCTGGCACTTACGCACGCACGCCTGCCCGTCCTCGGCTGGCCGGTACCCGCTGCGGCACTCGCACCGGTAGCTTCCCGGCACGTTCAGGCAGACGGTGAAGGGGCCACACTGGCTCAGGCCTTCTGCACACTCGTCCACTTCTAAAGGAAGGAGGAGACACCGGGCACACGGGCAGTGGTGGGACATCCTCATTTTGGGATCAGactgctcctgccctgggggACGTCCTGCCCCAAGCTGCCCATCTACTGCTTCCTCCATCCCTACAAtgctcctggagagcatcctCAGcaccctgcctcagtttccccccgtAATTCTGaggaacaagtgttatgaggagcagccgAGGGATCTGGGGCTGTTtaggctggaggaggctgaggggagaccttatcactctctacaagtacctaaAAGGAGGTCGTGGTGAGGCGGGTGTTGGTCTcgtctcccaagtaacaagtgaaaggatgagaggaatTGGCCTCAAGTAGTgcgaggggaggtttagattccatatcaggaaatatttccttacagaaagagcggtgaagccctggcagaggctgctcagggcagtggtggagtctccacccctggaagtgttcaaaaaccatgtagatgtggcatttggggacatggtttagcaggcatggggGTGtcgggctgatggttggactggaggagcttagaggtcttttccagccttagtgATTCTACACTTCTAATTCCCTGATATCCTTGGTGCACCTCCAGGAGCTCTGGAGACCACCTGTGATGCCGTGGCGTGTCCCACCACCCCAAAGGGCAGTGGCCATCCTGGCCCCTGAGGGATGGggtgccccagccctccccaCCTGCCCGCAGCCCCCACTCACCTCGGCAGCCCCGTCCGTCCCCGTGGTACCCGGCTGCACACTCGCACGTGTACTCCATCCCCGCTCCGGGCTGGCAGCGCGCCGGAGCCTCGCACGCGTGCGTCCCATCGTGGCAGGGGCTCACCTGGGGGGTCTCAGCACCATCTGCAGACAACGGAAGGGCATTAGCGGGGAAATAAGGCCTGGGAGACACAGGAGTGGGCAACAACCATCCCCACTtatgtagaatcatggaatcattacgactggaaaagacctctaagctcatccagtccaaggGTTAGACCCACGCCACCGTaactactaaaccacgtccccaaGTGCCTCATCCACATGGTTTTTTAacatctctagggatggagactccagcactgccctgggcagcctctgccaggtctTCACtactctgtcagtgaagaattttttcctgatatagaatcatggaatagtttgggttggaagggaccttaaagatcatctagttccaatctcccctgccatgggcagggacacctcccactggatcaggggctccaagccccatccaacctggccttgaacccctccagggatggggcagccacccctgctctgggcagcctgggccaggacctcaccatcctcatggtgaagaaattctttcttacacctagtctaaatctaaatttccccttgcacaacttgaggccgtttcctctcatcctaccctttgttacttgggagaagagcccagcagccacctcaccacaacctcctttcaggagctacAAAGAgtgacgaggtctcccctcagcctcctcttctccaggctaaacagccccaggtccctcagctgctcctcataagacttattctccagaccctttcccagctctgttcccctcctGACACGGTTCAGTAGATGGACAGGTAgtgttggactcggtgatctcaaaggtcttttccaactgagtGATTCCATGATGTATCTGAAACAGGCATCGCTGCTGAGCCCAGGACCCACACCTCAATCTAGTGGCtgtgccagccctgctgcatcTCCCCCGCACCCGGAGAACTTCGGCTGGAAAAAGAACCTTCtctttttgctggttttgggtAAAGCGAGCGCGCTGCTGCTCTGGGAGAGGGCAGGAGGCACCAGCATCACTCGGTGGGGCGGGTGGGCACCTCGGGGCGGGTTCTGGAGCTCACCTGGTGCAGGAGCAATGCGGGAGGCGAGGGCGTAGCGCAGGACGTGCTCCTGGCTGTCGTAGAGGGCGAAGGCGCGTGCCACGCTCAGCCGCTGCCGGGCGGGCAGGTGGGCGTAGGGGCAGCCGCTGAAGGTGACATTCTGGCGCAGGCGGTAGGACAGGGTCTGGTTGGCGGTTCCTGCGGCCAGGATGTACTCCCGCTGAGTAGAGGACGTCACAGCTGCTTGGGGGGAAGGAAAACCTCCAGAATGAGGGAAAAGTGGCTTCACCTTCAATGCCTTTTGGTTGTTGGGGATCGTGGTGAGGATGGGGTGGCTTTGGGCTGATCCCAGCATGGCACAcggggatcatagaatggtttgagttggaagggaccttcaaagcCCATcgagttccaccctctgccatgagcagggacacctcccactggatcaggggctccaagccccatccaaccaatCACGTTGTCCCCCAGCCTAGATTGCATCACGATAACCCAAAGCTGGGGCTGAGCACGGGCTCCTACCTGAGCTGGAGTAGTGGTAGAGCTCCTTGTAGGGAGTGATGTGGACCGTGACGTCCTCTGGGACAAACGGCACCTGGCCCTGGATGTGTGTCTTAAGGTTTAGGTAATTGTCCGGCCCCAGCCCCTCAGCTGTCTGAGTGATGTGGACCTTCTCCTCCCCGGGGTAGAAGGTCACCTCCAGGTTCTGGGTGAATTCGGCACCTGGGCAGGCAAAGGGAACAGGCAGCATTCAGTTGCAGGATTTTACGGATGTGTTCTCAAAGCATCTTCCCCTGCTTCTCCAGCACCAGCGGAGAGGTGATCAGAGGAGCCACGGGGATGCCCTAAACCTCTCATCCCCTCCCAGCGCCACACCACCAGCCGCTGCGTCCCTCAGAGCAACGAGAGGACACCCCGGGTCCCCACTCACCGGTGATGCTGAAGCCGTTCTCGGAGCCGGGCTCCTCCAGGGCGAAGAGCCAGGCGAAGAGCCCTCCGATGGGCACGAGGGGCAGGAGGGCGCGGGCAGCGGGCTGGGGGACCCCGCTGATGGCCGTGTAGGCTCGGCCGTCGCTGCCCACCACGTAGGTGTGCAGGTCGACGTCCTGGAAGCGGACGAGCGCCTGTCCCACCGTCAGGCTCCCGCTCACCTTCCCGTTGAGGCGATGCACGGCCCCTGGGCGAGGAGACGGGTACCCCTGGCAGCGGCCGCCCAGGCACGGGGTGCCCGTCCCCACCGCACGCCCCACGTACCTTCGGGCAGGCACTGTCTCCCGTTGCCGTAGTAGGTGGCCTGGCAGTGGCAGCAGACACCGGTGGCGTAGTCGGTGCAGAAAGCGTGCGGGGAGCAGCGCCCGTGGTGCTGGGCGCACGTCTCCTTGCTGGCGGTGTTGTAGGTGAACACTGGGGCCAAGAggaaagggatggggacatggtgaGAAACCAGCCCCTCAAGGAGAGGTGACACCCTGCTCCCCCAGGTCCCAAAAGCACCATCAGgagatcacagaaccatagaatcgctaggttggaaaagacctttgagatcatcgagcccaaccacgTCTGTTCACTACTAAaacagatccctgagcacctcatctacccggcttttaaacccctccaggtgtggggactccaccacctccccgggcagcctctgccagggcccgagaaccctttctgggaaggaattttccctaatatccaatctaaacttcccctggtgcaacttgaggtcatttcctctcatcctaccctttgtcacttgggagaagagcccagcacctacctcaccacaacctcctttcaggcagtttcaGACAgggataaggtctcccctcagcctccttttctccaggctgaacaaccccagctccctcagctatctcccataacccttgttctccaatCCCTTCCTCAGCTCTGTTCCTTCCTCTGGATTCTCTCCAGCCACTCAACGCCCTTCTTGGAGGGGTCAAAAACTGAACCCTCtgataacccttgttctccagccccttcctcagctccattcccttctctggatgctctccagcctctcaatgtTCCTGATGTAGGGACCCACAACTGACCCTAGGATTTGAGGTGCAACGGGACAGCCAGCAGCAGTTCCCAAGAAGGCTCCTTGGGAGGCACATGGGAGGCTGAGGGTTTCAAACCTGCTGCCTGATTTCAAGCAGATCTGACAGAAGGCAAAGAGATTGAGTTCCTGCATATTTCTGGGCGACAGctggctggggacagggctTTGCTCCTCCAGGCACATCCCACGGCACCTCCTCAGCTGCCTCAGCAGCCAAGAACAGCAAGGTCCTGGCCCCACACCAGGATCATCCCCCAAGCTTCTCATCCCCTCAGTTTTCCTCCTTGAAACACAAGACAGACCAAATCCATTGGGCAGGGACGTGTGGCTCTGGCAGCCCCTTGGCACCAGGATTTGGCCGGGAtgagaggagctgggagggcAGCAGCGTCGCAGGAGCCGTGCCAGCCCCCAcgagctccagccccagctgctgggGAGGAGATGCGCTCGCAGCAAAGAGGCCTTTTTTGGGGAGCCacccatagaatcatggaatggtttgggttggaggggacctcaaagcccatccagtcccaccccctgccatgggcagggacacctcccactggatcaggggctccaagccccatccaacctggccttggcctcctctgcacccgtTCCATGAGTTCCATACCCTCCTTGTGTTGGGGATTTGGTCACCACTGGGGCTGTGACCACTCACCGTCGGGGTTAAAATGCACGTCTTCATCCACACCGACACCGTGATGCCCAGAGCTGTAGGAAGAGGGGTTGGGGGAGTAGCTCTGCTGCTTGATGTACCCATCCGGGTGCAACCGGCGGCTCCGATCCTGCCCTGGGGACACGGGCAGCCCCTCCGGGACCACGTCCAGCAGAGCAGGGGCATGGGACTCAAGGTCAGGATGGGGTAACGTGGCCTCCAAGCCGTGCTGcgccagcagctctgtggaggtCTGGCCGGCGTGGCTGTAGAGCGTGCGGGCGTAGTTGGCGATGCCGGGCTGGCGATGCGCGGGGCTCTGCGGGACGCCCCATCCGCCGATTCCCGGCTCCACGTGCTCCAGGGGGGACACGCTGCCCACATGGAAGACCCACACGCCAGGTACCCCTGCGTTGCTCTccctgcagaacagcagcaccATCACAGCcaaacacagaatcatggaatggttttctccaagccccatccaacctggccttgaacccctccactccagggatggggcagccacccctgctctgggcaacctgggccagggcctccccgctctcacagcaaaacatttctccctaaaatctcatctcaatctcccctctttcagcttaaaaccattccctgtCGCCctcttcctgcactccctgatccagagcccctctccagctttcctgcagcccctttcagtgctggaagctgctctaaggtctccccagagccttctcttctccaggctgaacaaccccaactctctcagcctggcctcatccaggagatgctccagcccttggatcatcttcatggcctccccTGGACTCGCTTCAACAgacccatgtccttcctgtgctgagggctccagagctgaacacagggctccaggtctCACCAGAAAACATCCATCACAGCCACAGTGGGTAACTCACCCCAGAGCTCCTACCCCTTGTGGAAACCCAGACACAGACCCACAAATCCCATGAAGCTCCTGAGACCCCTGACGCAACCCatcagcccagctccctctcctcctcccagcctctAAGAGGCTCCAGGGGCTGCGAGAAGGTGACCCTGCTCCCTCCACACAACCCTCAGCATCACGTACCGCTCCAGGTGCCTCAGAGCCTGCTCACTGCTGGCCAGGCTGTGGAAGAGCCCGTCCCACTTGGGGTCATCGCCATCCCCCCAGCTGAAGCCCACCCTGGCCGGCAGCTCCAGCTGGACGTTGTAGGACTCCTTGGGCCGCGTCCCCAGGAACTGGAGGCCGCCTTCAGGGTAGAGGAAGATGGTGTAGGTGTCCTCATGGTTGTAGGCTATGACCGCCTGGAAGGTGTTGAGCTGTTGAGAGGAAAGAAGGACAGATGGATGTCAGTGGAGAACTGAAATAGGGGAAGGGACTGGGGACACAAGAGCTGCCTCAGCACACACTGCAGTGTGAGCATCCAAAGGAGCCTTCCACCAGCCTGCAGACACCtcctgggaaagagaaggagacagagaatcatggaatggtttggaagggaccttaaagcccatccagttcgacttgctgccatgggcagggacacctcccactggatcaggggctccaagccccatccaacctggccttgaacccctccagggatggggcagccacccctgctctgggcaacggCCAAACCCAAGTGCAACACGCTGGGAAGACACTGGGTCACACACAGAGGTGACAGCCTTGTCCCATGCCCAGCAGCACCCCTGGGCTACCCAACCCCTGCACCTGGGGGCCCTTCGCTCCCGttcccctccatcccagcaGCACCGAAAGAAAACCTGCATTCCCTGCTTCCCCTTGAGAACAATTTTAGCTTCGTTTCCTCAGGAAAAAACATGTTCCCACCTTCCCCACACCCATACATCCCACTATAGGCTTGctggctgcctgccctgccagccctgcgaGCCTTGGGGCTGCGCCAGCCCCGAGCAAGGCTGCGCCGGGAAGCGGGACCACGCGAATAACGCATGGATGGGCTGGCTCTGGAACAAGCACAACCCTCACAAGCCACCCGAGAATCCACACGAATCATGGCATCcctgaaggaggaggaagcaaCACATGCCTggggaagcagtggctgccccatccctggaggggttcaaggccaggttggatggggcttggagtccctgatccagtgggaggtgtccctgcccagggcaggggtgggactggatgggctttgaggtcccttccaacccaacccattccatgattccatgcaGCATTCAGCCTCCAACCACCCTGCACGGGTCCTGCTTTCCAAATAAAAGCCCTtccccaggagcccccagcagcaccaagCAGGGAACGGTGCCTGAGCGTCGGAAAAATGATCAAAATCCCAGTTTCCTCCCAAAAGCAGCGAGCAGCAGGGGTGGGgactcccccagcacccccctcccagcccagtCCCTGCAGAACCAGCCCCAGTTTCGGGGCGCAGGGCCCCCAGGGCTCCCCAGCGGCCCCGCGGGATATAAAGAGCCTTGTTGTGCGCGTCGCACACTCGGGCATTGAGACCCTGCGTGAAGGCAGCCAAAAAACTGGAATAAACCCCCCTCCCTCGCTCCAGGGCTGGATTCCTCCCCCAcgcagcagctgctgggctcATTCTGCCTTGTGGTGGGCAGCCAAGGGGGACCCGAAGGGTGACAGCGATGTGGTGACACCGCGAGGACACAGACAGCAAGGGGGGAGCAGCCCCCGGCAAAGAGCCGCAAAGGGCAAATTCCAGCTCAAAGGGCAGTTTTTACGCCCGCAGAAGCGGGGTCAGATCCCACCACCCCCCTCCACAGCCCTGGGAAGCGTCACCACAAGGACTAGGAACGTGTCCCCCCAAGGAGCTGGAGGGGACAAAGCGCTGCCAGAGCTCGCAGCCCGGCGGGACCCCCGAGGCTGGGGATCAGGGAGCCCCAACACCCCCTGCCTGAACCCAGGTTTCCACTTTAGAGGCTCAGAAAGGATGAGCCGTGCCTTTCCAAAAGCTGGGAGTAAAGACTTTGAGGCAAATCCTGGTTCTGAGCAGCGGGAGGGTGGCGTTTCCATAAATGGGTAACTAAAGAAAAAGTGGTGTTTGAGGTGGATTTGAGCCCTTTTGGCTAAGGAGGAGTTCAGCAAAGCATAAGCTGCTTTGAATGAAGCttcccctggagctgctggttttCCAAGCAAGAccagtttcattttaaaacctgaTCCAGCTTCtcagagaggggagaaaaaaaaccaatcgGGAAGAGAAGAAGAGCCTGCATTTTTGATGGCTGCGAGGTCGCTGCGAGGCCCCTGATGGCATCTCTTCAGCTGCTTTCCCAAGTtttaaatgagaggaaaaaatgcgCGTTGCTTCCTTCCAAAcctctgtttcttctccttcttggCTTCCCTCTCAGAAATCCACAGGGCCCCGGAGAAGGGGGACGGCTGGCAGGGACGGCTCCCCGTGGCCCGTGGGGACCCAGTGagcccatcacccatcgcatgGCTCTGGGTATTCATCACCAGAGGTTTCCACTTGCGGTTCCTCACGTTCAGCTCGTTTCAAGAAGCCTGTGATGCCAGCAGAATGTCACCATCACCTCCTTGGCACATCATTAGCCCAATGGTGCTGCttctgccccagcagcagaTCCAGCGCTTTCCGGGAAAGGCAGCGCTGGAGCTCCACCAGCGTGCGCCCACACAAGAGCCTTATCAGCCCGTGGGTGGAGAGTACAGGTCACCTCCCCGATGAGGCAGACCACCTACGAGCTTGTTTTCCAGGCACAACATCAACGCTGGTGGAAACTCCGCAGCTGGTTCCTCACCAGCGTGCAGGCAGAAGGAAGGACCAGCTCCAAGCCACCAGCAAAAGGATGGGTGACCTGGACCACAGCTCCCCTTCTCTCAACCCTACCATGCAAATCCAGAGCCACCAGCACTGTGAAGCTTTGCTTGAAAGGCAGGGAAAAGCCTGAGCACCTCCACCATGGAGCTGAAGGCAACCTCTAAACCTCTTCTGCCCATCAGCAGAGCCAACAGAAccagcagagagaagcagctcCATGTTCCCCCCAGTGCTCAGCCAAGGCTGGACCCACCATCCAGCTGcccagaaagaagagattgAGCGTGTGGGTGCTACGCAAGGAAGGCTTATCCTCCCATGAGTCGTAGGATGGGTGTTCAACCTCAGCCCATGGACCTCACCTTCTCAGAGGGCTCAGCGTCCCGCGAGAGCGGCTGGTAGGCACCCACGCGCTCCCAGGTGGCGATGAACACATTGGTGGGCACaaaggagccagcagtgtggggGAACCCAGCCTGGATGTAGCCTGCAGCCTGGCTCAGCACGGCCGGAGAGTCATCTTGCCGGTAGTAGATGTTCCCTCTGCCTTCAGAGGTGTCGAGGTCAGCCAGGAAAGGAGCGATGACAGGGAAGTCCGTGGGGAAATCGTCATCCACGTACTGGGTCTCCCTGGGGAAATCCTGGGTGGAGATGACCCCATTGGTCCCCACCTGCAGGGAAAGGGGTACAAGGTGCTCAGAAGCTGCAGAAGTGCTTCC of Phaenicophaeus curvirostris isolate KB17595 chromosome 5, BPBGC_Pcur_1.0, whole genome shotgun sequence contains these proteins:
- the NID2 gene encoding nidogen-2 isoform X3, which encodes MRAAVLAGLLAAVAAALPLPGLLPHGPDRGDARLPPGDDESSAGIPLRPSPRLLGGSARRLFVGTNGVISTQDFPRETQYVDDDFPTDFPVIAPFLADLDTSEGRGNIYYRQDDSPAVLSQAAGYIQAGFPHTAGSFVPTNVFIATWERVGAYQPLSRDAEPSEKLNTFQAVIAYNHEDTYTIFLYPEGGLQFLGTRPKESYNVQLELPARVGFSWGDGDDPKWDGLFHSLASSEQALRHLERESNAGVPGVWVFHVGSVSPLEHVEPGIGGWGVPQSPAHRQPGIANYARTLYSHAGQTSTELLAQHGLEATLPHPDLESHAPALLDVVPEGLPVSPGQDRSRRLHPDGYIKQQSYSPNPSSYSSGHHGVGVDEDVHFNPDVFTYNTASKETCAQHHGRCSPHAFCTDYATGVCCHCQATYYGNGRQCLPEGAVHRLNGKVSGSLTVGQALVRFQDVDLHTYVVGSDGRAYTAISGVPQPAARALLPLVPIGGLFAWLFALEEPGSENGFSITGAEFTQNLEVTFYPGEEKVHITQTAEGLGPDNYLNLKTHIQGQVPFVPEDVTVHITPYKELYHYSSSAAVTSSTQREYILAAGTANQTLSYRLRQNVTFSGCPYAHLPARQRLSVARAFALYDSQEHVLRYALASRIAPAPDGAETPQVSPCHDGTHACEAPARCQPGAGMEYTCECAAGYHGDGRGCRDVDECAENPCHPAAVCYNVPGSFSCRCQPGYEGDGFQCVHGSSQRLSPCQHEQLYPRAVLPGPSPVGDGHVPQCDEEGRYRPLQCHSSSGHCWCVDAAGQEIAGTRTLPGHTPPRCGSPESVQQLTPCEHERLYPRVVPPGPSLVGDGHVPQCDEEGRYRPLQCHSSSGHCWCVDAAGQEIAGTRTLPGRTPPRCGSPEPTERPHTMCERWRQSLLEHYGGSPRHDQYVPQCDAEGNFTPLQCHGDSGYCWCVDESGREIQGTRSEPGSTPPCLPSVAPPSVRPSPRPDVSPPATGTFLLYAQGQQIGYLPLNGTRLQKEAAKTLLSLHGSIVVGIDYDCREKMIYWTDVAGRTINRASLEAGAEPETVISSGLLSPEGLAVDHLRRAVFWTDSGLDKIERARLDGSERRVLFDTELVNPRAIAVDPVRGNLYWTDWNREAPKIETSTVNGANRRVLVNKDIGLPNGLTFDPFSKLLCWADAGTKHLECTFPDGTGRRVIQNNLNYPFSIISYADHFYHTDWRRDGVIAVNKETGSFTDEYLPEQRSHLYGITAVYPYCPGARK
- the NID2 gene encoding nidogen-2 isoform X2 gives rise to the protein MRAAVLAGLLAAVAAALPLPGLLPHGPDRGDARLPPGDDESSAGIPLRPSPRLLGGSARRLFVGTNGVISTQDFPRETQYVDDDFPTDFPVIAPFLADLDTSEGRGNIYYRQDDSPAVLSQAAGYIQAGFPHTAGSFVPTNVFIATWERVGAYQPLSRDAEPSEKLNTFQAVIAYNHEDTYTIFLYPEGGLQFLGTRPKESYNVQLELPARVGFSWGDGDDPKWDGLFHSLASSEQALRHLERESNAGVPGVWVFHVGSVSPLEHVEPGIGGWGVPQSPAHRQPGIANYARTLYSHAGQTSTELLAQHGLEATLPHPDLESHAPALLDVVPEGLPVSPGQDRSRRLHPDGYIKQQSYSPNPSSYSSGHHGVGVDEDVHFNPDVFTYNTASKETCAQHHGRCSPHAFCTDYATGVCCHCQATYYGNGRQCLPEGAVHRLNGKVSGSLTVGQALVRFQDVDLHTYVVGSDGRAYTAISGVPQPAARALLPLVPIGGLFAWLFALEEPGSENGFSITGAEFTQNLEVTFYPGEEKVHITQTAEGLGPDNYLNLKTHIQGQVPFVPEDVTVHITPYKELYHYSSSAVTSSTQREYILAAGTANQTLSYRLRQNVTFSGCPYAHLPARQRLSVARAFALYDSQEHVLRYALASRIAPAPDGAETPQVSPCHDGTHACEAPARCQPGAGMEYTCECAAGYHGDGRGCREVDECAEGLSQCGPFTVCLNVPGSYRCECRSGYRPAEDGQACVPLVPASDPCEDGSHPCAPGDRARCIPRAGGHPACECLPGYSGDGINCADVDECAENPCHPAAVCYNVPGSFSCRCQPGYEGDGFQCVHGSSQRLSPCQHEQLYPRAVLPGPSPVGDGHVPQCDEEGRYRPLQCHSSSGHCWCVDAAGQEIAGTRTLPGHTPPRCGSPESVQQLTPCEHERLYPRVVPPGPSLVGDGHVPQCDEEGRYRPLQCHSSSGHCWCVDAAGQEIAGTRTLPGRTPPRCGSPEPTERPHTMCERWRQSLLEHYGGSPRHDQYVPQCDAEGNFTPLQCHGDSGYCWCVDESGREIQGTRSEPGSTPPCLPSVAPPSVRPSPRPDVSPPATGTFLLYAQGQQIGYLPLNGTRLQKEAAKTLLSLHGSIVVGIDYDCREKMIYWTDVAGRTINRASLEAGAEPETVISSGLLSPEGLAVDHLRRAVFWTDSGLDKIERARLDGSERRVLFDTELVNPRAIAVDPVRGNLYWTDWNREAPKIETSTVNGANRRVLVNKDIGLPNGLTFDPFSKLLCWADAGTKHLECTFPDGTGRRVIQNNLNYPFSIISYADHFYHTDWRRDGVIAVNKETGSFTDEYLPEQRSHLYGITAVYPYCPGARK
- the NID2 gene encoding nidogen-2 isoform X1, translated to MRAAVLAGLLAAVAAALPLPGLLPHGPDRGDARLPPGDDESSAGIPLRPSPRLLGGSARRLFVGTNGVISTQDFPRETQYVDDDFPTDFPVIAPFLADLDTSEGRGNIYYRQDDSPAVLSQAAGYIQAGFPHTAGSFVPTNVFIATWERVGAYQPLSRDAEPSEKLNTFQAVIAYNHEDTYTIFLYPEGGLQFLGTRPKESYNVQLELPARVGFSWGDGDDPKWDGLFHSLASSEQALRHLERESNAGVPGVWVFHVGSVSPLEHVEPGIGGWGVPQSPAHRQPGIANYARTLYSHAGQTSTELLAQHGLEATLPHPDLESHAPALLDVVPEGLPVSPGQDRSRRLHPDGYIKQQSYSPNPSSYSSGHHGVGVDEDVHFNPDVFTYNTASKETCAQHHGRCSPHAFCTDYATGVCCHCQATYYGNGRQCLPEGAVHRLNGKVSGSLTVGQALVRFQDVDLHTYVVGSDGRAYTAISGVPQPAARALLPLVPIGGLFAWLFALEEPGSENGFSITGAEFTQNLEVTFYPGEEKVHITQTAEGLGPDNYLNLKTHIQGQVPFVPEDVTVHITPYKELYHYSSSAAVTSSTQREYILAAGTANQTLSYRLRQNVTFSGCPYAHLPARQRLSVARAFALYDSQEHVLRYALASRIAPAPDGAETPQVSPCHDGTHACEAPARCQPGAGMEYTCECAAGYHGDGRGCREVDECAEGLSQCGPFTVCLNVPGSYRCECRSGYRPAEDGQACVPLVPASDPCEDGSHPCAPGDRARCIPRAGGHPACECLPGYSGDGINCADVDECAENPCHPAAVCYNVPGSFSCRCQPGYEGDGFQCVHGSSQRLSPCQHEQLYPRAVLPGPSPVGDGHVPQCDEEGRYRPLQCHSSSGHCWCVDAAGQEIAGTRTLPGHTPPRCGSPESVQQLTPCEHERLYPRVVPPGPSLVGDGHVPQCDEEGRYRPLQCHSSSGHCWCVDAAGQEIAGTRTLPGRTPPRCGSPEPTERPHTMCERWRQSLLEHYGGSPRHDQYVPQCDAEGNFTPLQCHGDSGYCWCVDESGREIQGTRSEPGSTPPCLPSVAPPSVRPSPRPDVSPPATGTFLLYAQGQQIGYLPLNGTRLQKEAAKTLLSLHGSIVVGIDYDCREKMIYWTDVAGRTINRASLEAGAEPETVISSGLLSPEGLAVDHLRRAVFWTDSGLDKIERARLDGSERRVLFDTELVNPRAIAVDPVRGNLYWTDWNREAPKIETSTVNGANRRVLVNKDIGLPNGLTFDPFSKLLCWADAGTKHLECTFPDGTGRRVIQNNLNYPFSIISYADHFYHTDWRRDGVIAVNKETGSFTDEYLPEQRSHLYGITAVYPYCPGARK